The Coregonus clupeaformis isolate EN_2021a chromosome 13, ASM2061545v1, whole genome shotgun sequence genome includes a region encoding these proteins:
- the LOC121579558 gene encoding ribosomal protein S6 kinase alpha-3-like — protein MPLAQFGADPWQKMALGNSETEVMDDSMGDDDDTACSDEGFVNEISITHHVKEGSERADRRQFELRKVLGQGSFGKVFLVKKITGPDAGQLYAMKVLKKATLKVRDRVRTKMERDILVEVNHPFVVRLHYAFQTEGKLYLILDFLRGGDLFTRLSKEVMFTEEDVKFYLAELALALDHLHGLGIIYRDLKPENILLDEEGHIKLTDFGLSKESIDHDNKAYSFCGTVEYMAPEVVNLRGHTLSADWWSYGVLMFEMLTGTLPFQGKDRKETMTMILKAKLGMPQFLSQEAQSLLRNLFKRNPGNRLGAGPDRVEEIKRHSFFSTIDWNKLFRREIHPPFKPASGRPDDTVYFDSEFTAKTPRDSPGCPPSANAHQLFKGFSFVAISEEESQPPQNINMTSIQQLHRNAAQFSEAYDVKEDIGVGSYSICKRCVQKSNSMEYAVKIISKAKRDPAEEVEILLRYGQHPNIITLKDVYDDGRSVYLVTELMKGGELLDKILRQKFFSEREASAVLHTITKTVEYLHGQGVVHRDLKPSNILYVDESGNPESIRICDFGFAKQLRAENGLLMTPCYTANFVAPEVLKKQGYDAACDIWSLGVLLYTMLTGFTPFANGPEDTPEEVLARIGSGKFSLKGGYWNSVSAEAKDLVSKMLHVDPHQRLTAAQVLRHSWIVHKDRLPKSQLNRHDTPHLVKGAMEATYSALNMHVPPVLDPVGHSSLAQRRGVKKLTSTAL, from the exons ATGCCATTGGCACAGTTTGGAGCAGACCCTTGGCAGAAAATGGCATTGGGCAATTCGGAAACCGAG GTCATGGATGACTCCATGGGGGATGATGACGATACTGCATGCAGt GATGAGGGCTTTGTGAATGAGATCAGTATCACACATCATGTTAAAGAGGGCTCTGAAAGGGCTGATCGTCGGCAGTTTGAGCTGCGCAAGGTCCTGGGACAGGGCTCCTTTGGGAAG GTGTTCCTTGTGAAGAAAATAACAGGGCCTGATGCTGGACAGCTCTATGCTATGAAGGTGCTGAAAAAGGCCACATTGAAAG TGCGAGATAGGGTCCGGACCAAGATGGAGCGAGACATTCTGGTGGAGGTGAACCATCCTTTTGTCGTCCGACTACATTACG CATTCCAGACAGAAGGGAAGCTGTACCTGATTCTGGACTTCCTCAGGGGTGGAGATTTATTCACGCGGCTGTCCAAAGAG GTGATGTTCACAGAGGAGGATGTGAAGTTCTACCTGGCAGAGCTGGCTCTGGCCCTGGACCATCTGCATGGCCTGGGAATCATCTACAGAGACCTGAAACCTGAGAA CATTCTGTTAGATGAGGAGGGACATATCAAACTCACTG ACTTCGGCCTGAGTAAAGAGTCCATTGATCATGACAACAAGGCCTACTCTTTCTGTGGAACAGTGGAGTACATGGCACCAGAGGTCGTGAACCTCCGAGGACACACCCTTAGCGCTGACTGGTGGTCCTATGGCGTGCTCATG TTTGAGATGCTGACTGGAACACTGCCTTTCCAAGGGAAGGATCGGAAGGAAACCATGACAATGATACTGAA GGCCAAGCTAGGAATGCCACAGTTCCTGAGTCAAGAGGCCCAGTCTCTCCTACGTAACCTGTTCAAACGCAACCCAGGCAACAGACTAG GTGCTGGTCCAGACAGAGTGGAAGAGATCAAGAGACATTCCTTCTTTTCCACTATTGACTGGAAT AAATTATTCAGGAGAGAGATCCATCCCCCCTTTAAACCTGCGAGTGGCAGACCTGATGACACTGTCTACTTTGACTCGGAATTCACTGCAAAAACTCCACGag ACTCTCCCGGCTGTCCCCCGAGTGCCAACGCCCACCAGCTTTTCAAAGGCTTCAGCTTCGTGGCCATCTCGGAGGAGGAGAgtcaaccaccacagaacatcaacatgACCTCAATACAG CAACTCCACAGAAATGCAGCACAGTTCAGTGAAGCATACGATGTGAAGGAGGACATCGGTGTTGGCTCTTACTCCATATGCAAACGCTGTGTTCAGAAGAGCAACAGTATGGAGTATGCTGTGAAG ATCATCAGTAAGGCCAAGAGGGACCCCGCAGAAGAGGTGGAGATTCTTCTGCGCTACGGACAGCACCCCAACATCATCACTCTCAAAGAT GTGTATGACGATGGGCGCTCTGTGTACCTGGTGACAGAGCTGATGAAAGGAGGGGAACTGCTGGATAAGATCCTCCGACAGAAGTTCTTCTCTGAGAGGGAGGCCAGTGCAGTTCTCCACACAATCACAAAAACTGTGGAGTACCTACATGGACAGGGG GTTGTCCACAGAGACCTGAAGCCCAGTAACATCCTGTATGTGGATGAGTCTGGAAACCCAGAGTCGATCCGGATCTGTGACTTTGGCTTCGCCAAACAGCTGAGAGCTGAAAACGGGCTCCTGATGACTCCCTGCTACACGGCCAACTTTGTCGCCCCCGAG GTGCTGAAGAAACAGGGCTATGATGCAGCGTGTGATATCTGGAGTCTGGGAGTACTGCTCTACACAATGCTTACTGG GTTCACTCCTTTTGCCAATGGACCAGAGGATACTCCTGAAGAGGTCCTGGCTCGGATTGGCAGTGGAAAGTTTTCTCTGAAGGGCGGCTACTGGAACTCTGTCTCAGCAGAGGCCAAG GACCTAGTGTCCAAGATGCTGCATGTGGACCCCCACCAGAGGCTAACTGCTGCTCAGGTGCTGCGACACTCCTGGATAGTACACAAGGACCGGTTGCCCAAGTCCCAGCTCAATAGACATGATACTCCTCATTTGGTCAAG gGTGCGATGGAAGCCACTTACTCTGCTCTGAACATGCATGTTCCCCCTGTGCTGGACCCTGTAGGACACTCCTCGTTAGCTCAACGAAGAGGAGTGAAGAAGTTGACCTCCACAGCCCTGTGA